Proteins from a genomic interval of Rosa chinensis cultivar Old Blush chromosome 2, RchiOBHm-V2, whole genome shotgun sequence:
- the LOC112187469 gene encoding nucleolin 2 produces MKTRNAGVPKPSTTAKKTPPARKSASKAQPSPSVETPKTVETKRTSARAAMQVKKTETAPVTASKRRQSSAEDSAGGAKGTLGTKVGVGTSPIGRRTSGRAKAPASVYVSAQAQSAKAKGNASNKKKKVDIKDVEFTEEEVMAEFDGKPAGLEETAVGEEVPAVENVGVSATDEKGAVRVELDPSEDEEDPIEMEESVVKEVAKSSENVPRCDEGDPVEVEESVIEEVAKSSECVPLCDEEDPVEKEESVVGEAARSSENEPPCDKESPVAIEESVTEEVAKSSENELPCDEDPVAIEESVIEEIARSSGNQPACDIRQSVVEEVARNSENEPPCAEEDPTEIEESAIEVVTKSSENRLPCDVRERVEVKAEQKAESKDNDSNEETSFEPANKLQNDKARLQGEDTDLPKEMYAVDEEMEYGEKIDLGEHGEEELPADDAEDHEEETETLEDERQQLTAIAKERKIKKEREVFLDGLDPDVEEEDVRRVFERIGGIVEVRLQKNPSTNKNKGYAYVEFKDKEHVRRALSEMKNPAIRGKRCGTAPSEDNTTLFIGNICNTWTKEAIKQKLKDYEVEGIENINLVPDIRREGLSRGFAFVEFSCHGDAMLAYKRLQQSDVIFGHPERTAKVAFAEPICEPDPEVMAQVKSIFVDGLPPHWDEKQVREQFKCYGEILRVVLARNMSTAKRKDFGFVDFSSHESAVACVNVVNNTPLSDGHLKIKVKARLSNPLPKTQAVKGGIRGGFRIGHGGSGVSRFGRDFGRSGHTSNRANFQHDRHVYDGGRGQTARMGFNQHNYDYPYAEFRGRGGRRGFFRGGQFSSGGGSGVASPSPRPYVDRSSHGAPDRGRGMPAPFRRHPYSPEGHFDGPHMRGHFDGPHMGGHFDGPHMGGHFGGPHIGGHFGGPHIGGHFDEPSFYDERDRTQGIKRPFHMRDYDPDYLEPSRHRPRLNYNDPTASFRGNHYSDTYGAGSSLYPHEYYGPESHYGPHSSYYGRNQSYGGGRYY; encoded by the exons ATGAAAACTCGCAATGCCGGCGTTCCTAAACCGTCGACGACCGCAAAGAAAACGCCGCCGGCGAGAAAATCCGCTTCCAAAGCACAGCCGTCTCCGTCAGTAGAGACTCCTAAAACCGTCGAGACAAAGCGGACTTCTGCCAGAGCAGCCATGCAGGTCAAGAAGACTGAAACCGCTCCCGTTACTGCTTCAAAGCGCCGTCAATCCTCAG CCGAGGACTCGGCTGGTGGTGCTAAGGGGACACTAGGCACTAAAGTTGGTGTGGGAACTTCACCAATAGGGAGAAGGACTTCCGGGAGAGCAAAGGCACCGGCATCGGTGTATGTTTCAGCACAGGCACAGTCTGCTAAGGCAAAAGGAAATGCAtcgaataagaagaaaaaggtaGATATCAAGGATGTGGAGTTCACAGAGGAGGAGGTCATGGCTGAGTTTGATGGAAAACCTGCAGGGTTGGAAGAAACAGCTGTGGGGGAAGAAGTACCAGCCGTTGAGAATGTTGGAGTTTCTGCAACAGATGAAAAAGGTGCTGTCAGAGTAGAACTGGatcctagtgaagatgaagaggatcctATTGAGATGGAAGAATCTGTAGTTAAGGAGGTTGCAAAGTCTTCAGAGAATGTGCCGCGCTGTGATGAAGGGGATCCTGTTGAAGTAGAAGAATCTGTGATTGAGGAGGTTGCAAAGTCTTCAGAGTGTGTGCCGCTGTGTGATGAGGAGGATCCTGTTGAGAAAGAAGAATCTGTAGTTGGGGAGGCTGCAAGGTCTTCAGAGAATGAACCACCCTGTGACAAAGAAAGTCCTGTTGCGATAGAAGAATCTGTAACCGAAGAGGTTGCAAAGTCTTCAGAGAATGAACTGCCCTGTGACGAAGATCCTGTTGCGATAGAAGAATCTGTAATAGAGGAGATTGCAAGGTCTTCAGGAAATCAGCCGGCCTGTGATATAAGACAATCTGTAGTTGAGGAGGTCGCAAGGAATTCAGAGAATGAGCCGCCCTGCGCTGAAGAGGATCCTACTGAGATAGAAGAGTCTGCAATTGAGGTTGTTACAAAGTCTTCAGAAAATAGATTACCCTGCGATGTAAGAGAAAGAGTGGAAGTGAAAGCAGAACAGAAGGCAGAGTCTAAGGATAATGATAGTAATGAGGAGACCTCTTTTGAGCCTGCTAACAAGTTACAAAATGACAAAgcaaggttacaaggagaagaTACTGATCTTCCAAAAGAGATGTATGCTGTTGATGAGGAAATGGAATATGGTGAGAAAATTGATCTGGGAGAACATGGAGAGGAAGAACTTCCGGCAGATGATGCAGAGGATCATGAAGAAGAAACTGAGACATTGGAGGATGAACGCCAGCAGTTGACAGCCATCGCAAAGGAGCGCAAGATAAAGAAAGAGCGGGAGGTATTTCTTGATGGTCTTGATCCGGATGTTGAGGAGGAAGACGTGAGAAGGGTCTTTGAGAGGATTGGAGGGATAGTTGAGGTTAGGTTACAGAAGAATCCTTCAACTAATAAGAATAAGGGTTATGCATATGTGGAGTTCAAAGATAAGGAGCATGTGAGGCGTGCTTTGTCTGAAATGAAAAACCCTGCT ATTCGAGGGAAACGATGTGGGACAGCACCCAGTGAGGACAATACCACGTTGTTCATAGGTAACATCTGCAATACGTGGACAAAGGAAGCT attaaacaaaaactaaaggaTTATGAGGTTGAAGGCATTGAGAACATAAACCTTGTCCCGGATATTCGACGTGAAGGGTTGAGCCGAGGTTTTGCATTTGTTGAGTTCTCTTGTCATGGTGATGCTATGCTTGCATACAAGAGGCTTCAGCAGTCTGATGTTATATTTGGCCACCCTGAAAGGACTGCGAAAGTGGCCTTTGCTGAACCTATATGTGAGCCTGACCCTGAGGTCATGGCCCAAGTGAAGTCAATATTTGTGGATGGGCTTCCACCTCATTGGGATGAGAAACAGGTTAGAGAGCAATTTAAATGCTATGGAGAAATATTACGTGTTGTTCTGGCCCGAAATATGTCTACAGCCAAGCGGAAAGATTTTGGATTTGTTGATTTCTCTAGCCACGAGTCTGCTGTGGCATGTGTTAATGTTGTAAACAATACACCACTGAGTGATGGGCATTTAAAG ATAAAAGTGAAAGCAAGACTTTCAAATCCTTTGCCTAAAACTCAGGCTGTGAAGGGTGGAATACGTGGTGGATTTCGAATTGGCCATGGTGGCAGCGGTGTTTCAAGATTTG GTAGGGATTTTGGTCGCAGTGGACACACTTCCAATCGTGCAAATTTCCAACATGACAGACATGTTTATGACGGTGGACGTGGTCAAACTGCGAGGATGGGTTTCAATCAGCATAACTATGATTATCCATATGCTGAGTTTCGTGGACGAG GGGGCAGAAGGGGCTTTTTTAGAGGTGGTCAATTTTCATCTGGTGGAGGTTCTGGAGTTGCTTCCCCATCACCAAGACCTTATGTTGATAGATCTTCGCATGGTGCCCCTGATAGAGGGCGAGGTATGCCTGCTCCTTTTAGGAGGCATCCTTATTCTCCAGAAGGACACTTTGATGGGCCACATATGAGGGGTCACTTTGATGGGCCACACATGGGGGGTCACTTTGATGGGCCACACATGGGTGGTCACTTTGGTGGGCCACACATTGGTGGTCACTTTGGTGGGCCACACATAGGTGGTCACTTTGATGAACCTTCTTTTTATGATGAACGTGATAGAACACAAGGCATCAAGCGCCCATTTCATATGAGA GACTATGATCCTGATTACTTGGAGCCTAGTAGACATCGGCCACGATTGAATTATAATGATCCAACAGCTTCATTTCGCGGAAACCATTATAGTG ATACTTATGGAGCTGGTAGCAGTCTCTACCCTCATGAATATTATGGTCCTGAA TCGCATTATGGTCCACATTCATCTTATTATGGGCGCAATCAATCATATGGTGGGGGTCGCTACTATTAG